The window CCGGATTCCGTCATAGAGCGCGCCGAGCAGATAGAGCTTGTGGACATCCCCCCCGAAACGTTGCTGGAGCGGCTGGCCGAGGGGAAGGTGTACGTGCCGGAGCAGTCCGCCCTGGCGGCGGCCAATTTTTTCAGGCAGGACAGGCTTACCGCGCTGCGCGAAATCGCGCTGCGCTTTGCCGGCGACGTGGTGGGAAACGACCTGCGGGAGCTTTCCGCCGGCGGGCATGCCGCCTGGCCGGTGGGCGAGCGGGTGATGGTGGCCGTCAGCCACAGCCCGCATTCACGCCGGCTGATACGCGCGGCGCGCAAGCTGGCCTTCACCGCCGAAAGCGACTGGCTGGCGCTGCATGTGGACACGGGAGCCGCCCTGTCCGCGCGGGACAAGACGAGGCTTGTGGAAAACCTCTCGCTTGCCAGGACGCTGGGCGCCTCCGTAATCACCACCACCGACACCGACATGGTGGGCGCGGTGGCCCGCGTGGCCGCGCAGCACGGCGTAACGCGGCTTCTTATAGGCAGGCCGCAGGGCGGCTTCCTGGCCAACTGGCTGGGGCCGTCGTTTCTGGACAAGCTGATAGCCGGCACCGATATAGACATCCACATACTGCACGAGCGGCAGCTTTCCCCCGCGCTCAAGGAAAAGGCGCATTTTGCGCTGCCGGCGATGGCGGGCGCCGGGCCGTACCTGGCGGTAACCGCGCTTGTAACGGCGGTTACGGCAGCGGGCGTGGTAGCGGAAGATGTGATAGGCTATCAGTCCGTTGGATTTGCCTATCTGCTGGCGGTGCTGGCGACCGGCGCATTTTCCACGCTGGGGCCGATAATGCTGTGCGCCGCGGCCAGCGCGCTGGCATGGGATTTTTTCTTTATCACTCCGCGCTACACGTTCTCCATAACCCGGGCGGAAGACCTTTTCATGTGCGTTGCCTATGTGCTGGTGGCCGCAATCACCGGCGCGATGAGCCACAGGCTGATGAAAAACCACCAGCTTCTCATGCTTAAGGAGAAAACCGCCTCCGCCATGCTGGAGACGCTGGCGCAGTTCGCCTTCCGCCCGCAGCGCGGGCAATGCCTGGAGGCGGTGCTTTCCAAAATGCGCGTTTTTTTTGACGGTTCGTTTGAACTGGTGTTTGACAAGGGCCGGGGCGATTACGAGACATTTTCGGCCACGCCGGTGCGCTGGCTGTCCGACGCGCACGAGTGGGCCGCCGCCAAATGGGTAATGGCAAACGGGCGGGAGGCCGGCTGGAGCACGGACACGCTGTCCTCCTCGCAGGCCCTTTATATCCCGCTGGCCGCGCGCGGGAAAACGATGGGCGCGCTGTCGTACCTGCCGGCAAATCCGGGCGCGCCGCTGTCCGAGGAGGCCAAAAGCCTGCTTGTGGCGCTGTGTTCGCAAACCGCGCTTTACCTGGAGCAGGAGCTTTACCGCGAGCAGGCCAGGGCTTCGGAGGAGATTGACCGCTCCGAAAAGCTGCACCAGGCCATACTGGACAGCGTCTCCAGCGAGATAAAAACGCCCGCCGCCGCAATCAGCGCCCTTGCGTCCGCGCTGGAAGACGGCAAAACCGCCTGCGACGAAAAATCGCGCGGCGCGATACTCTCCGAGCTTGCCGCGGCTGCGGAACGGCTGAACCGCGAGGTCAACAACATCCTTGACATGGCAAAGCTGGCATCGGGCGCGGCGGAACTTAAAAAAGAGCGTTTTGACATCCGCAGGCTGGTCGGAAGCTGCATGGAAAGGCTGGGGAAACAGCGCCGCGAACGCGATATTGAAATCAGAATAGAAGACGGCCTGCCCCCTCTCAACGCGGATTACAATCTTATTGAGCAGGCGCTGGGCAACATGCTCTCCAATGCGCTGGCGCACACGCCGCAGGGCGCCAGGATAGAACTGTCCGCCGCCAGGAGAGACGGCGGAATCGCGCTTTCGGTTTCGGACAGCGGGCAGGGCATACCACAGCAGTATCTGGGCAGGGTTTTTGACAGGTTCTTCCGCGTCCCCGGCACCGCCTCCGGCGGGGCGGGGCTGGGGCTGGCTATTGTAAAGGCGGTGGCGGAACTGCACGGCGGCAGCATAGCCGCCGGCAACCGGCAGGGCGGCGGCGCGGAATTTTCCATAATACTGCCGGACGAAGCCGCCCCCGCGCCGGAAGACGAAACATCCTCAGGCGGCTGAGCCGCCGCCCAGTTTTTTGAATTCCTTGCGCTCCTGGAGCGTGCCGTTTATGTAGGTCTCCTCGTACATCGGATGGCCGGTGTCGTAGAAGAATTTGCGAATTCCGTCGCGCCGGCCGCTTTTGTAATGCTCCAGCATTCTCATCTGTCCGGTGGGATAATAATCCTTGCGCTCGCCTTCCAGAACTCCGTCGGCGTAATTCTCCTCGTCCCAGATACGGCCCGTGTCGTAATAGCGGCGGCGCAGGCCGTTAAGCCTGTCGCCCGTGTAATTTTCCTCCGCGCTGGGAACGCCGTTTTCGTAAAACGATTTGCGCAGCCCCTCCAGCTTGCCAACTGAATAATGCTCCTCCAGGCTGGGCCTGCCGTTAGGGTAATGGGTTTTGCGCTCGCCGTCCAGCTTGTCGTTTTTGAAGACGGCTTCCTCCTCGAACACCTTGTCTTTGAAATAGTTGTGTATTCTGACAATGCCGTTGAGCCGCCCGCCGGAGAATGTTTCCTCGGCCCAGAGGCGGCCCAGCTCGTCGTATTTTTTACGTATGCCGTTTAGGGCCCCGTCCCTGTAATTCTCCTCCAGCTTGAGCTTGCCGCTGCGGTAATACTCGCGCACCAGGCCGTCGGGGATGGCGCCCACTATCTCGGACACAGTGCCGGTTTTGTTGAGCAGCTCGCGCGCTATCTCGGTATTGTCCTTTAGGTAAATGCGCATGGTGTCGCTGGCCTTGCGCACAAGGCCTTCCGGCTGGGGCGACGCGGCGGAGAGAGCCTGCTCTGCCGCCTGTTCCGGCGTCGGCGGAGCAAATTGCGGCTCCGGCGCGGGCGCGGCATGCGCCGATTCCGGCGCGGGGGACCCGTCCGCGCCCTGGCGCAGGGACTGGGAGGGCGAATACTCCGTCCTGGACATGAAGCGGTCTTCCGCGAAATCGTCCACCAGCCGCACGCCGCCGCCGGGATAATATTCCTTGGTTTTCCCCGCCAGCCGCCCGTTCTTGTAATTTTCCTCCGCGCGCAGCGCGCCGGAAGGGTAATAAAGCTCGCGCCGCCCCTGCAAAACCCCCTGGGAATATATCTCGCTGGCCAGGCAGACTCCTGTTTCCGTGTCAAAAATTTTGGCCTTGCCGTCCTCCAGCCCGTTTACGCGGTCAAACACGCGCAGGCGCGCGCTGTGATGCTCGGCAATTGTCCCGTCCGGTATTTCGCCGCGCTTTTGCAGAACATTGCCTCGGCTGTCCAGCAGTTCCTCGGCGATTTTTACCGCGCTGTAATAAACTCTCTTGCGGCCCGCGATTATGCAAACGGTTTCGGTAGACGGCATGGCATCCTCCGCCCGCGGACGGCGCATCGCTGCAACTTTGTCCGGCGGGCAACGCAATTATAGGACTTTGCCGTCATTGCGCGCAACGCCGCAAATTGATAGGTTAATCCCGTAGTGATTTCATTCTGGAGGAGAACATGCCGCTTAAAAAGCTAGCCCTGCTTCTGGCGATTGCGTCGTTTCCGGCCTGCGCCGTCGCGGGAGCCGTAAGTTTCGACCAGCCCGGACAAAGCCTGAAAAATGCCGCGAGAGCGGATTC is drawn from Elusimicrobiales bacterium and contains these coding sequences:
- a CDS encoding ATP-binding protein, which produces MSEEQCARPDPDELLKSLSQIQDREKGGKLKIFMGMSAGAGKTYAMLEAAQALIKDGATVIAGVIETHGREETRKLLEAVPSIPPRKIIYRDREFSELDLDTLLARKPEYALVDELAHTNIPGSRHEKRWQDIAELLDHGINVLTTLNIQHVESRKEEVELVTGAPVRETVPDSVIERAEQIELVDIPPETLLERLAEGKVYVPEQSALAAANFFRQDRLTALREIALRFAGDVVGNDLRELSAGGHAAWPVGERVMVAVSHSPHSRRLIRAARKLAFTAESDWLALHVDTGAALSARDKTRLVENLSLARTLGASVITTTDTDMVGAVARVAAQHGVTRLLIGRPQGGFLANWLGPSFLDKLIAGTDIDIHILHERQLSPALKEKAHFALPAMAGAGPYLAVTALVTAVTAAGVVAEDVIGYQSVGFAYLLAVLATGAFSTLGPIMLCAAASALAWDFFFITPRYTFSITRAEDLFMCVAYVLVAAITGAMSHRLMKNHQLLMLKEKTASAMLETLAQFAFRPQRGQCLEAVLSKMRVFFDGSFELVFDKGRGDYETFSATPVRWLSDAHEWAAAKWVMANGREAGWSTDTLSSSQALYIPLAARGKTMGALSYLPANPGAPLSEEAKSLLVALCSQTALYLEQELYREQARASEEIDRSEKLHQAILDSVSSEIKTPAAAISALASALEDGKTACDEKSRGAILSELAAAAERLNREVNNILDMAKLASGAAELKKERFDIRRLVGSCMERLGKQRRERDIEIRIEDGLPPLNADYNLIEQALGNMLSNALAHTPQGARIELSAARRDGGIALSVSDSGQGIPQQYLGRVFDRFFRVPGTASGGAGLGLAIVKAVAELHGGSIAAGNRQGGGAEFSIILPDEAAPAPEDETSSGG